TTCCAGCCGGGTGTAGTACTCGACGCTGATGGCCGCCAGCTGGGCGACCTCGGTGCGGCGCAGCCCCGCGACCTTGCGGCGGGCGCCGCTCTCGGCCAGCCCGACGTCGCGAGGGGTCAGCTGGGCGCGGCGCGCCTTGAGGAAGTCGCCGAGCCGCGCGGGGCCGGACGGAGTGGTCATGCGTTCATTCTGCGCCCGGCCGGCTGCGGGCAAGAGGGCCAGGATCTTAGCCACCCGGAAACCTGTCTCTGTTGGTCTCCTCGGTCCGGCCGGATTGTGGAGCCAGGCCCCGGCACCCCGCCGGGCACAGTTTCCCCAGGGAGCATCCCGTGCCGAAGATCGACGTCACCTTCGACAGCGCCGGCGTCCGGCTCGCCGGCCACCTCCACCTCCCGGCCGAGGCCGGTGGCCCGAGCGCGGCCGTGGTCGTCGGTCACCCCGCCAGCGGGGTGAAGGAGCAGGCCGCCGGCCTCTACGCGGCGCGCCTGGCCGAACGCGGGTTCGTGACGCTGGCGTTCGACGCCGCCTACCAGGGCGAGAGCGGCGGCGAGCCGCGTGGCCTGGAAGACCCGGCCCAGCGCGTCGAGGACTTCAAGGCCGCCGTGTCGTTCCTGACCACCCGTTCCGAAGTGGACGCCGAGCGCATCGGCGAGCTCGGCATCTGCGCGTCCGGCGCCTACGTGCTCTCGGCCACCGGCAGCGACCGCCGCGTGAAAGCGGTGGCCACCGTCAGCGCCGTCGACATGCACCGCCAGTTCCGCTTCGGCGCCGACGGCACGCAGGACCCAGCCGTGTTCGAAGGCATGCTGGGCGCCGCGGCCCAGGCCCGCACCGCGACCGCTGCCGGTGAGAAGCCCGCGCCGCTCACGCTGTTCCCCGAGACCGTCGAACAGGCCCGCGCTCTCGGCGGGGAGCACGGCGCGGAGGGCTTCGAGTACTACCGCACCGCGCGCGGCCACCACCTGCGCTCGGCCGAGTTCTTCGACTGGACCAGCATCGACAAGTTCGCCACGTTCGACACTTTCGCCGCCGTGCCGCTCATCGGCTCGCGGCCGCTCCTGATGATCGTGGGGACGCGCGCGGTCACCGCGTGGATGAGCATCGAGGCCTTCCAGAGGGCCACCGGCCCCAAGGAGCTGCACCACGTGGAGGGCGCGAGCCACGTCGACCTCTACGACAAAGAGCAGTACGTGGCCCCAGCGGTGGACAAGCTGTCGGCCTTCTTCACCGAGAGCCTCTGAGTGAATGGTCCACGGTGGACTTCGGTGTCGACGGGCCGGATGAGCCCGGCCGTGGCACCAGCAGCTAATCCGGGTGTCTTGCGGCCTGCAACGGAGGTTCACCGCCCGTTCTCACGAGTGGACGACGCTGGCGACCACCACCGTGCGGAGGCTGGAAATGGAGTTCAGGCATCTGGAGGGCTTTCTCGCCGTCGCCGAGGAGCTGCACTTCGGGCGGGCGGCGGCGCGGTTGCACCGGACGCAACCGTCCTTGAGCCAGCAGCTGCAGCGGCTCGAGCGGACGCTGGAGGTCCAGCTCGTGGACCGGACGTCGCACGAGGTGCGGCTGACCTCGGCCGGGCGGGCGTTCGAGGTGGACGCCCGCGCGATCATGGCGCAGGCGCAGAAGGCGGCCGACTCGGCCCGCGAGGCCGCCGCGGGGCGGACGGGAACGGTCCGCGTCGGCTACAACTTCCCGGCCGGGCGGCACATTCTGCCGGCGACGATGGCGATGATGCACACGCAGCACCCGCAGCTGTCGGTCAAGCTGGAGGAGAAGCGCACCGGGGCGCAGCTCACCGCCCTGGCGGAGGGGGAGCTCGACGTCGCGCTCGTCTACGGGCACCCCGTCACCAGCGACTTCCGCCACCGGCGGCTGATGAGCCTCCCGATGATCGCCATCGTCGGGCAGGGGCACCGCTGGGCCGGCCGCCCGGGCGTGCCGTTCGCCGAGCTCGCCCGGCAGGCGTGCATCCTGTTCTCCCGCGACAAGTGCCCGGCGATGTACGACGCGATCATGACCGCGGCCGAGCGCGCGAGTGTGCGGCTCAGTGTCGCGCACGTGGTCGACGACCCGGTGGCGACGGGCATCCTCGTCTCGGTCAAGCCGCTGGTCGGCTTCGCGTCGGTGTCGCGCGGCATCTTCGGCATCGGGACCGCCGGTGGCGTGCGCCCGACGTGGGTCCAGCTCTACGACCCGGTCCCGATGATCGACCTCTACGCCGTCTGGCGCGAGGGCGACGGGCCCCACGGGCCGCGCACCGCGTTCCTCGACTGCCTGGAGGCTGCCGGGCCGTTCGAGGCGCCCGCGCGGGAGGAGGCGCGCATCGCGTGAGCCTCACGCGAGGAACTTGCCGAATCGCTTGCGGCCGGCTCCGGCTCCCTTGAGGTTCGTCATGCCGCGCCCGGGTTCGAGGTCCGTTCACGGCGTGTTCGCCTTGGCGGGCGAAGATGACTCACCACGGGTCGCGGAGGTGGTGATGGAGTACCGGCACGTGCTGGCCTTCCTGGCGATCGCGGACGAGTTGCACTTCGGCCGCGCCGCCCTGAGGCTGCACCTCACGCAGCCATCACTGAGCCAGCAGCTGCAACGTCTCGAGTGCACCCTCGGCGTGGAACTGGTCGCGCGGACGACCCACGAGGTCCACCTGACTCGGGCGGGGCAGGCGTTCGAGGTCGAGGCGCGTGAGCTCGTGCGCCTGGTCGAGCAGGCCGGGCGACCCGCCCGCAAGGCGGCCGCCGGTCGCTCCGGCACGATCCGCGTCGGCTACAACTTCCCCGCGGCGCAGCACGTGCTGCCGTCGGTCATGGAGAAGATGCAGGCCGACCGCCCCGACGTGGCCGTCGTACTGGAGGAGAAGCGGACCGGGCCGCAGCTCCAGGCGCTCGAGCGCGGCGCGCTCGACGTGGCGCTGGTCTACGGCCGCCCGGCCACGGCGAAGTTCCGCTACCGGCGTTTGATGCGGCTTTCGCTTGTCGCCGTCGTGCGGCAGCGGCACAAGTGGGCCGGGCGCCCCGGAGTGCCCTTCGCCGAGCTGGCCGGTCAGCCGTGCGTGCTGTTCGAACGGGAGCTGTGCCCGGCCATGTACGACGCGATCGTCCGGGCCGCCGACGAGGCAGGCATCGGGCTCGACGTCGTGCACGAGATCGATCACCCGGCTACGACCGAAATCCTGGTGACGGCGCGATCCCTCGTGGGTTTCGCGTCCATCTCGCGGGCGATGCTCGCCGGTGCCGTCGCGGGTGGCGCGCGGACGGTCGCGGTTCCGCTCTACGATCCGGTGCCCGCCGTCGACCTTTACGCGGTGTGGCGTGACGATCAGGACGATCGGCTGCGGGATTCGTTTCTGGAATGTCTCGACGCCGCCGGCCCGTTCTCCAGTCCGCCGGCACACAAGTCGATCAGATCATGACGACCGGGCCGACGACACCGCTGCCGCCGGTGCGCTCGTCCAGCGAGTTCGCCGCGTGTCACTTCAGCCCGGACCGCACGAACGCGTTCACGATGTGACGGCGCAACACCAGATACAGCGCGAAGATCGGCAGGCAGGCCAGGCCGGCCACCGCCATCAGCGGTCCCCAGTACGTGCCCTGGCCGCCCTCGCTGATCATGAAGCTGCGCAGCCCGAGCTGCAGCACGTCGTTGCTGCGCTGCAGCACCATCGCGGGCCAGAAGTACTCATTCCAGGCCGTGACGAACAGCAGGATCGCCAGGGCGGCCAGCGGGGCGCGCAGGTTGGGCACCACGACCGTCCACAAGGTACGCCAGGAGGAGCGACCGTCCATCTTGGCCGCTTCCAGGAGCTCCTTGGGGAAGCCGTCGAGGTGCTGGCGCAGCAGGATCACACCCAGGGCCGAGCAAAGGTTCGGTACGACCACGCCGCCGAGGGTGTTGAGCAGGCCCAGCTGCAGCAGCAGCACATAGTTGGGCAGCATCGTCACCTGGAACGGCACGAGCCAGGTGCCCACGAACAGCAGGTAGCACAGCCGCTTGAGCGGGAAGTTCCACCCGGCGAACGCATATGCCGCCAGCAGCCCGGTGAGCAGCTGGCCCAGCGCCGTCAGCAGTGCCACCAGCGTCGTGTTGATCAGCAGCTGCGGGATGTCGACCAGCTGGATCGCCTCGGCGTAGTTGCCGAGCGACAGCGGCCACGGGATCGGCGAGAGCGACAGCACCTGGTCGGGCCGGCGCAGTGAGGTAGCGTAGAGCCAGTAGATCGGGAACACGCACAGCACGCCCAGCGCGCCGAGCGCCAGGTGCCCGGGCAGGGCCCGCAGACGCGAGCTCGCACCCGGAACGAAATCCACCATGGACGCCTCCTCAGTCGTCGTGGACGGACAGTTTCTCGCTGAGCAGCACCAGCCCCGCGGCGACGATGCCGAACACCACGAACAGCACCATTCCCGCCGCCGTGCCGAGCCCGGCGTCGAAGGTGTGGAAGCTGTAGTCCCACAACAGGTAGTAGACGTTCGTGGTGGCGCCCGACGGGCCGCCCTGCGTGATCGTGTCGATCAGCGGGAAGGTCCACTGCGCCGACAGCAGCGCCGTCATCAGCGCCAGGAACACGAGCGTCGGCGACAGCAGCGGCAGCGTGATCCAGCGGGTGATCTGGCCGCGGGAGGCGCCGTCGATCATGGCCGCCTCGGTGTAGTCGCTGTTGATGTTCGACAGCCCCGCCGACACCACGAGCACCGCGAACCCGATCAGGTGCCACCCGGTCACGAGGATGATCGCGGGCTGCGCCCACGTGATGTCGTGCAGCCAGTTCACGTGCGTGCCCAGCACGCGGTTCACCGCGCCGCCCGACGGTTCGAGCAGCCACTCCCACACGGTCGCGCTCGCGACCGGCGCGACCAGCAGCGGAGCGAACACGAGCGCCTGGTACACCGCCCGCGCCCGGCCCCGCACGCGCTGCCCGAGCAGACCGACGAGCACGGGGACCAGGAGCGTGAACGGGATCAGGCCCCCGATCACCTCCAGGGTCCGCAGCGCCGACTGGCCGACGGCGGGCAGCTGGAACAGCCGAACGTAGTTGTCCAACCCCACCGGAGTCGCCGGCTGCGTGGGCAGCAGGTTCCAGGAGAAGAACGACAGCTGCGCTGTCTGCACGAGCGGCCGGTAGGTCCAGATCACCAGCAGGGCCAGCGCCGGCAGGAGGTAGAGGTACGGCGGCGCCCCGCGCAGCAGCCGCCGCGCAAGGGCCGGCCGGGCCACGCGCGACGGGACCACCACCACGGGCGCCGGGATTTCGACGAACATCGCTCACTCGTCCTTGAAGAACTTGTCCAGGGCGTAGCGCACGCGTTCCTCCTTGTCCTCGTCGTACACCACCGGCGCGTCGCCGAGCTCGACCGCCGTGGCGACGAACGTCCCGTCGATCAGGTCGATGCGGCTGATCCCCGCGCCCACGCGCCCGCGCATCCGCCCCGGCGGCGGGAGCGGGTCCGACCGATACGCCAGCGCGGGCCCGACCCACACCGGGATCCCGGCCAGCGACCCGCAGCCGGTGTGGTGGGCGTGGCCGGTGACGATCATCCGCACGTCCGTGCCGGCCAGCGCCGCCGCCAGCTCGTCCGCGTTGTGCAGCCGGAGCAGGTGCGCCGACGGCACGGGCGAGGGGAGCGGCGGGTGGTGCACGACCAGGAGCGTGCCGCGCGGGGCCGGGCTCGCCAGCTCGTCGCGCAGCCACTCCAGCTGGGCGGGCTCGAGCCGCCCGTCGGGCCGGGCCGGTGTGCTGCTGTCCAGCACGACGACCCGGACGCCTTCGATCCAGTGCACCGAGTCCACCGGGGCCATCGGATCCGGCGACCCGGGCAGCAGCTCCCGGCGGAACGCGGCGCGCTCGTCGTGGTTGCCCATGGCGTACACGACTTCCGCGCCGAGCTCGGCCGCTGCCGGGACCAGCGCCGAGGCGAGCCTGCGGTACGACTCGGGCTTGCCCTCGTTGGCCAGGTCGCCGGTGAGCAGCAGGCCGTGGACCCGCGCCCGGGACGACCGGATCGTCCCGAGCGCGGTGTCCAGCGTGGCGAAGGTGTCGACGGCCCCGTGCAGGAGCGCGCCGTCGGCGCAGATGTGCGGATCGCTCAGCTGGATCAGGGTCAGCTCGGGCGGCGCGGGCCTCACTTGCCGCCGCCGGGCAGGAGCGCGGCGGTCTGCTTCGCCGCGGCGGTGAGCGACGACTGCGGGTCCGCGCCCTGGAACACCGACTTCTCGACGGCGTCCATCATCGTGTCCCGGATCTGCTGGAAGTTGGTGCCCGGGAAGGCGACCCACGGCTCCACGTGCTGTAGCTGCGCCACGTTGGGCTTGATCATCGGGTTCTTGTCCGCCCACGGCTTGAGGTGGGCCGGGTCGTCGAGCAGGCCGAGGCGCAGCGGCAGGTAGCCGATCTTGCTGGTGATCACGTCGTACGCCTGCGGGCTGGTCAGGAACTTGATGAGCTCCCACGCGGCGCGCTGCTTGACCGGGTCCTTGGAGAAGACGTACAGCGCGGCACCGGAGTTGGTCGGCACGGTCGGCTTGTCCGCGAAGCTGGGCATCGGCGCGGCGCGCAGCTCCCAGCCGGCCCCCTGGGCGCCCTTGAGATAGCCGCCCTGCGCGGCGCTGCTCTCCAGCATCATGCCGAGGTCGCCACGCGGGAACGCGGCGGTGGCCTGCACCTGGCTGAGCTTCGGCATGGCACCCGAGGTGACCATGTCCTGCATCTGCTTCACGGCCTGCACGGTCGGCGCCTGGTCGTAGGTCAGCTGCTTGCGGTCCTGCGACAGCACTCGGCCGCCGGCCGAGCGCACGAGGCTCTGGAAACACCAGTCGCTCGCCGAGCGCACGAGACAGTCGGCGTAGGCGCCGTCCTTGCCGGTGGCCTGCTTGATCTTGGCGCCGTCCTGCTGGACCTCAGCCCACGTCTTCGGCGGCTTGTCCGGGTTCAGGCCGGCTTGCTTGAACAGCGCGGCGTTGTAATAGAGCACCGGCGTGGAGAGCACGAACGGCACACCGTAGGTCTTGCCGTCGACGTTGCCGATGGCGCGAATGGCGTTCGCGTAGGGGAACTGCCCGCCGAACTCGGAGTCGACCTCGCTCTTGCCGAACAGGTCGTCGAGCGGCTGCGCGCCGAGCTGGCCCGAGGCGAAGGCGAGGGTGTCGAAGCCGAGCTGCGCGACGTCCGGCGGGTTGCCGGCGGCGATCTCGGTCTGCACGCTGGAGGTGGAGTTGTGGGCCGGGTTCGGGTCGCTGCCGTTGGGCTTCTGCGGCGTGACCTTGATGTTCGGGAACTTCTTCTCGAACTGGCCGATGAGCTCGTTGAACGTGTCGGTCCAGGTGCCGGCGAGGCCGAAGTTGTAGCTCTCGAACACGATCGAGACCTGCTGGCCGGGGGCCAGCTGCGGGGCCTGGGCCACAGTGGACGGTTGCGAGGCGGTCGGCGTGCCGACGCCGCACGCCGACACGCCCAGCAGCGCGGCCAGCGCGAGCAGGCCGCCGGCGCGGGAACGGGGGACTCTCATGCGGGAACTCCTTGTTCGGTTTCTTCGGAGGGGAGGGCGGCGTCGGCGTGGTCGTCCTGCCAGCGCAGGCGACGGCCGGTGGTGTGGTGGAACACGTGGACGTGGGCGGGTTCGGTGGCGAGCCCGACCTCGTCGCCGGGCTCGAGGCCGAGTGGACGGGGGCCGCGCAGGCACAGGCGCGCGGAGCCGACGGTGAGGTGGGCGATCTCCTCGCCGCCGAGGTTCTCCAGCAGCTGCACGACACCGTGCAGAGCGGGCCGAGGGCCGTGCGGGCGCAGGTGCTCGGGACGGATGCCGAGGACGACCTCGGTGTCGGTCAGCTCGCCGCGATGGCCGAGCGGGACTTCGAGCCCGGGCGCGACCGCGACGAGCTCGCCGCCGCGCGAGACGACGGTGGCGGGGAAGAGGTTCATCGGCGGGGACCCGAGGAACCCGGCGACGAACGCGGACGCCGGCTCGTCGTAGACCTCGGCCGGGGTACCGACCTGTTCGAGCCGGCCCTGGTTGAGGATCGCGATGCGGGTGGCCATCGTCATTGCCTCCACCTGGTCGTGGGTGACGTAGACGAACGTGGTGCCCAGCCGGCGGTGCAGCTCCACGAGCTCGTAGCGGGTGGAGGCCCGCAGCTTCGCGTCCAGGTTGGACAGTGGTTCGTCGAGCAGGAACGCGCCGGGGTCGCGCACGAGCGCCCGCCCGAGGGCGACGCGCTGGCGCTGCCCGCCCGAAAGCTCACGCGGGCGGCGCTGCAGGAGCTCGGACAGCTCCAGCGACGCGGCGACCTCGCCGACCTTGCGCTGCACGTCCTTGCGGGACTCGCGCCGGGCGCGCAGCGGGAAGCCGATGTTGCGCTCCACCGACAGGTGCGGGTAGAGCGCGTAGCTCTGGAACACCATCGCCAGGTCGCGCTCGCGTGGCGGGGTGTGGGTGATGTCGCGCCCGTCGAGCTCGAGCTGCCCGGCCGTGAGCGGGGCCAGCCCGGCGAAGGCGCGCAGCAGCGTGGACTTGCCGCACCCGCTCGGCCCGAGCAGCACTAGGAACTCGCCGTCGGCGATGTCCAGCGTCACCCCGTCGACCGCGGTCACGGCACCGAAACGCTTGGTTGCTCCCCGAATCCGGATGTGGCCCACCAAATTTCCCTTCGATCTCCTCGCTGATGCCGGCGAATTGCAGCATGCCGGAATGTCCGGAGGATGAACGGTGGGGAAGGCTGTTTGCGCTTTTGTATGGCCTCTGAACGGTGTTATTCGTTCTCGGCGGCGGTTGTCGGTCGTTTTCGGCGACGGTGTTATCAGCGTTTTTTATCGGGCCATTGCGAAACAGAATCGGTGCCCCGATCCGGGCCGGAGCGAGTCTATTGCAATTTCCGATCAGGCGAGTCGAAATCGGCGAAGGAGGCCCTCTAGCCCGCGCGGGGTGCCCACTCTGGACGCATCACGAAGCGGAGGAGGACACGTGCGGCAGGTACGGGTGACGGCCAGGACCACGGAGGCCGAGGACGTGGTGTCGCTCGCGCTGAGCGGCGACGGGCTGCCGGCGTGGACACCGGGCGCGCACATCGACGTCGAGGTACGCCCGGGCGTCACGCGGCAGTACTCGCTGTGCGGCGACCCGGCCTCGCGGGACCTCTGGCGCATCGCGGTGCTGCGCGAGGATCCGGGCCGGGGCCGCTCCTAGTACCTGCACGACCCGCTCGAGCCCGGTGCGTCGGTGCGGGTGAGCGACCCGCGCAACAACTTCGAGCTGGTCCCGGCGCCCGCTTACTCGTTCGTGGCCGGCGGCATCGGCATCACGCCACTGCTGCCGATGCTCTGCGCGGCCACGGCTGAGGGGACCGAGTGGACGCTGTACTACGGCGGCCGGCGGCGCTCGCGGATGGCGTCCCTGCAGGAGCTGGGCGCGTACGGCGACCGGGTCCGCGTGCTGCCGAGAGAAAGAGCACGGCCTGCTGCCGCTGACGGCCATCGTGACCGCGGGTCACGTCGTGTACTGCTGCGGGCCGGAGCCGCTGCTCGCGGCCGTCGTGAAGCTGTGCCCGGTGGGCCGGTTGCGGATCGAGCGCTTCCACCCGCGCTCGGTCGACTTCGGACCGGCCGAGTCGTTCGAGGTCTTCGCCTCGCTGTCGGGGCAGACGGTCTCGGTGGGGGGAGACGGAGCCGATCCTGGACGCGCTCGACCTCGCCGGCGTCGGCGTGCCG
The sequence above is a segment of the Amycolatopsis sp. 2-15 genome. Coding sequences within it:
- a CDS encoding alpha/beta hydrolase, which codes for MPKIDVTFDSAGVRLAGHLHLPAEAGGPSAAVVVGHPASGVKEQAAGLYAARLAERGFVTLAFDAAYQGESGGEPRGLEDPAQRVEDFKAAVSFLTTRSEVDAERIGELGICASGAYVLSATGSDRRVKAVATVSAVDMHRQFRFGADGTQDPAVFEGMLGAAAQARTATAAGEKPAPLTLFPETVEQARALGGEHGAEGFEYYRTARGHHLRSAEFFDWTSIDKFATFDTFAAVPLIGSRPLLMIVGTRAVTAWMSIEAFQRATGPKELHHVEGASHVDLYDKEQYVAPAVDKLSAFFTESL
- a CDS encoding LysR family transcriptional regulator; this translates as MEFRHLEGFLAVAEELHFGRAAARLHRTQPSLSQQLQRLERTLEVQLVDRTSHEVRLTSAGRAFEVDARAIMAQAQKAADSAREAAAGRTGTVRVGYNFPAGRHILPATMAMMHTQHPQLSVKLEEKRTGAQLTALAEGELDVALVYGHPVTSDFRHRRLMSLPMIAIVGQGHRWAGRPGVPFAELARQACILFSRDKCPAMYDAIMTAAERASVRLSVAHVVDDPVATGILVSVKPLVGFASVSRGIFGIGTAGGVRPTWVQLYDPVPMIDLYAVWREGDGPHGPRTAFLDCLEAAGPFEAPAREEARIA
- a CDS encoding LysR substrate-binding domain-containing protein yields the protein MEYRHVLAFLAIADELHFGRAALRLHLTQPSLSQQLQRLECTLGVELVARTTHEVHLTRAGQAFEVEARELVRLVEQAGRPARKAAAGRSGTIRVGYNFPAAQHVLPSVMEKMQADRPDVAVVLEEKRTGPQLQALERGALDVALVYGRPATAKFRYRRLMRLSLVAVVRQRHKWAGRPGVPFAELAGQPCVLFERELCPAMYDAIVRAADEAGIGLDVVHEIDHPATTEILVTARSLVGFASISRAMLAGAVAGGARTVAVPLYDPVPAVDLYAVWRDDQDDRLRDSFLECLDAAGPFSSPPAHKSIRS
- a CDS encoding carbohydrate ABC transporter permease — its product is MVDFVPGASSRLRALPGHLALGALGVLCVFPIYWLYATSLRRPDQVLSLSPIPWPLSLGNYAEAIQLVDIPQLLINTTLVALLTALGQLLTGLLAAYAFAGWNFPLKRLCYLLFVGTWLVPFQVTMLPNYVLLLQLGLLNTLGGVVVPNLCSALGVILLRQHLDGFPKELLEAAKMDGRSSWRTLWTVVVPNLRAPLAALAILLFVTAWNEYFWPAMVLQRSNDVLQLGLRSFMISEGGQGTYWGPLMAVAGLACLPIFALYLVLRRHIVNAFVRSGLK
- a CDS encoding carbohydrate ABC transporter permease translates to MFVEIPAPVVVVPSRVARPALARRLLRGAPPYLYLLPALALLVIWTYRPLVQTAQLSFFSWNLLPTQPATPVGLDNYVRLFQLPAVGQSALRTLEVIGGLIPFTLLVPVLVGLLGQRVRGRARAVYQALVFAPLLVAPVASATVWEWLLEPSGGAVNRVLGTHVNWLHDITWAQPAIILVTGWHLIGFAVLVVSAGLSNINSDYTEAAMIDGASRGQITRWITLPLLSPTLVFLALMTALLSAQWTFPLIDTITQGGPSGATTNVYYLLWDYSFHTFDAGLGTAAGMVLFVVFGIVAAGLVLLSEKLSVHDD
- a CDS encoding metallophosphoesterase; translation: MRPAPPELTLIQLSDPHICADGALLHGAVDTFATLDTALGTIRSSRARVHGLLLTGDLANEGKPESYRRLASALVPAAAELGAEVVYAMGNHDERAAFRRELLPGSPDPMAPVDSVHWIEGVRVVVLDSSTPARPDGRLEPAQLEWLRDELASPAPRGTLLVVHHPPLPSPVPSAHLLRLHNADELAAALAGTDVRMIVTGHAHHTGCGSLAGIPVWVGPALAYRSDPLPPPGRMRGRVGAGISRIDLIDGTFVATAVELGDAPVVYDEDKEERVRYALDKFFKDE
- a CDS encoding ABC transporter substrate-binding protein yields the protein MRVPRSRAGGLLALAALLGVSACGVGTPTASQPSTVAQAPQLAPGQQVSIVFESYNFGLAGTWTDTFNELIGQFEKKFPNIKVTPQKPNGSDPNPAHNSTSSVQTEIAAGNPPDVAQLGFDTLAFASGQLGAQPLDDLFGKSEVDSEFGGQFPYANAIRAIGNVDGKTYGVPFVLSTPVLYYNAALFKQAGLNPDKPPKTWAEVQQDGAKIKQATGKDGAYADCLVRSASDWCFQSLVRSAGGRVLSQDRKQLTYDQAPTVQAVKQMQDMVTSGAMPKLSQVQATAAFPRGDLGMMLESSAAQGGYLKGAQGAGWELRAAPMPSFADKPTVPTNSGAALYVFSKDPVKQRAAWELIKFLTSPQAYDVITSKIGYLPLRLGLLDDPAHLKPWADKNPMIKPNVAQLQHVEPWVAFPGTNFQQIRDTMMDAVEKSVFQGADPQSSLTAAAKQTAALLPGGGK
- a CDS encoding ABC transporter ATP-binding protein, with product MGHIRIRGATKRFGAVTAVDGVTLDIADGEFLVLLGPSGCGKSTLLRAFAGLAPLTAGQLELDGRDITHTPPRERDLAMVFQSYALYPHLSVERNIGFPLRARRESRKDVQRKVGEVAASLELSELLQRRPRELSGGQRQRVALGRALVRDPGAFLLDEPLSNLDAKLRASTRYELVELHRRLGTTFVYVTHDQVEAMTMATRIAILNQGRLEQVGTPAEVYDEPASAFVAGFLGSPPMNLFPATVVSRGGELVAVAPGLEVPLGHRGELTDTEVVLGIRPEHLRPHGPRPALHGVVQLLENLGGEEIAHLTVGSARLCLRGPRPLGLEPGDEVGLATEPAHVHVFHHTTGRRLRWQDDHADAALPSEETEQGVPA